Genomic segment of Xanthobacter dioxanivorans:
CCTGCGCTCGGGTCCTGTACTTCGGCCGGCCGGGCGGGCCGAGATTGCACATCCGCCAGCCGACAGCCGCATTCAACGCCTGATTACCGTCTGATGGTAGAAGATGATGGATTATCCTCCAGTCTACCTATGTTTTTCCAAGTAGATGATGAGTTTGGGAAATGCATACCTTGGTATGCGGCTCAGGCGGCTCAGGCGGCTCCGTCCTCCGGGCGCACGGCATCGCTCTGGTAGAGTTCGTGCACCAATGCGAAGATCTGCGCCACCTCGGCGGACGTGTCGCTCGCCCGGCAGCTCATGATGAGCGGCGAGGTGATGGCCGGCTCGGCGAGCGGCCGGTAGCTCACGTCGTCGCGGTGGAGGTGGCGCACCGACCGGGGCACGAGGGCGAGGCCCACGCCTGCGGCGACGAGACCGAGCGCCGTCTGCAGCTCGCGCACCTCCTGTGCGATGATCGGCTGGCGACCACGGTCGCGGAAGAAGGACAGCACCTGGTCGGCGTAGCTCGGACGCGGTGATTTGGGATAGAGCACCAGCGCCTCGTCGGCGATGTCCTGGAATGACAGGCTGTCGACACCGAGATAGCGGTGGTCGGGCGGCAGAGCCACCATCAGCGTCTCTTCGGCGATCACCTCGCGCCGGATGGCGGCATCGTCGAAGCGGATACGACCGAACCCCACATCGATGCGGCCTTCCTTGAGCGCGGAGATCTGCTCCACGGTGCTCATCTCCAGCAGCACCACCTCGAGGCCGGAGCACAAGGCGCGGAACCCGCGCACCACCTCCGGCAGGCCGCCGTAGAGCGCCGATCCGACGAAGCCGATGAGGAACTGGCGACGGCCCGCCTCGCCGAACCGCCGCGTGGTGATGCGCAGCTCCTCCGCGCGCCGCAGGATCTCGAGCGCGTGCTCGTTGAAGAAGCGTCCCGCCGCGGTGAGGCGCACCGGGCGGCTCGGACGCTCGAACAGCGACACGCCGAGGTCCTCTTCCAGCTCGCGCATCTGCCGGCTGAGGGGAGACTGGGCGATGTGC
This window contains:
- a CDS encoding LysR family transcriptional regulator; this encodes MELRHLRYFTTVARERSFTRAAEKLHIAQSPLSRQMRELEEDLGVSLFERPSRPVRLTAAGRFFNEHALEILRRAEELRITTRRFGEAGRRQFLIGFVGSALYGGLPEVVRGFRALCSGLEVVLLEMSTVEQISALKEGRIDVGFGRIRFDDAAIRREVIAEETLMVALPPDHRYLGVDSLSFQDIADEALVLYPKSPRPSYADQVLSFFRDRGRQPIIAQEVRELQTALGLVAAGVGLALVPRSVRHLHRDDVSYRPLAEPAITSPLIMSCRASDTSAEVAQIFALVHELYQSDAVRPEDGAA